One window of Pocillopora verrucosa isolate sample1 chromosome 9, ASM3666991v2, whole genome shotgun sequence genomic DNA carries:
- the LOC131775359 gene encoding uncharacterized protein yields the protein MDGRDGSNTATPSSAAFGKRAAEISSIFKWTACVAVFTDPTLNFYYSTLIYPNSDECRAILFNPVTKDKYLIHHIIKTVPVESEVSCELICYEDPDCVSYNYGPVLSEIPLCDMNNSTHLQVPNVNFITRNGYSYRGIENPCGSSPCQKNSTCQAGFTSKGYRCVCPQGLGGENCDQVILTQNCSQAPKETGVYRISNHRSDSFPVYCDQTSDGGGWTMIFKYIGGDSSSPTGDTLWSSSDSLSENIIAALDTTSTYQGNYKNRIVQSWQTFNPREVRVVLYTNGAEVMSMKFNARGTTNVNWFTQINLLQSPWTDLKNATTLKPFRINGHLGARNFEITAKYAGCSRDVGWFIIGGPYCAWERFHPVPAILYSKKTHNIKWNNAQDDVGSAEVMVVYVR from the exons ATGGATGGTCGCGATGGATCCAATACGGCTACACCATCTTCTGCTGCGTTCGGGAAGCGAGCTGCTGAAATATCGTCTATCTTCAAATGGACTGCCTGTGTGGCGGTGTTCACAGACCCAACTCTCAATTTTTATTACTCAACACTTATATACC CAAATTCAGATGAGTGCAGAGCCATTCTATTCAACCCAGTCACCAAAGACAAGTATTTAATTCATCACATAATCAAAACTGTGCCAGTTGAAAGTGAAGTAAGCTGTGAACTAATTTGTTACGAGGACCCCGACTGTGTGTCTTACAACTACGGGCCAGTATTAAGTGAGATCCCTTTATGCGACATGAATAACAGCACTCATTTACAAGTCCCTAACGTGAATTTCATTACCAGAAATGGCTACAGCTACCGAGGAATTGAG aaTCCTTGTGGAAGCAGCCCATGTCAGAAAAATTCTACTTGTCAAGCTGGGTTTACTTCAAAAGGATACCGTTGTGTATGTCCACAAGGACTCGGGGGAGAGAATTGTGACCAAG tCATTCTGACTCAGAACTGTTCTCAAGCCCCAAAGGAAACAGGAGTCTACAGAATTTCTAATCATAGATCAGACTCGTTCCCAGTGTACTGcgaccagacaagtgatggagGTG gTTGGACGATGATATTCAAATACATTGGAGGAGATTCTTCCTCTCCAACTGGTGACACGTTATGGAGTTCATCCGACTCATTATCAGAAAATATTATCGCTGCCTTAGATACCACTTCGACCTACCAGGGAAACTATAAAAACCGTATCGTTCAAAGTTGGCAAACTTTTAACCCTCGAGAG GTTCGTGTAGTGCTTTACACGAATGGAGCAGAAGTTATGTCTATGAAGTTCAATGCCAGAGGAACAACTAACGTGAACTGGTTTACACAAATTAATCTACTTCAATCACCATGGACAGATCTTAAGAATGCGACAACTTTAAAACCCTTTCGCATCAATGGCCATCTAGGTGCACGAAACTTTGAAATTACAGCTAAGTACGCAGGATGCTCTCGTGATGTTGGGTGGTTTATAATCGGAGGACCTTACTGTGCCTGGGAGAGATTTCACCCTGTGCCGGCAATTCTATACAGCAAGAAAACTCACAACATCAAATGGAATAATGCTCAAG ATGATGTCGGAAGCGCTGAGGTTATGGTTGTGTATGTACGTTGA